The Stieleria maiorica genome includes the window GCCGACGTGGGGGCGGCGTTCCTGTTGGTCGCCGGCGGGCCGGCACCGCCGGTGCGGTTCGCGCTGGTGCTCGCCGCCGGCGTCGCGCTCTATTGGGCCGGCATGGTCCTGAACGATGTTTTCGATTTGGAGAAAGACAAGGCGGAGCGGAAAATGCGGCCGATCGCCAGTGGCGCGATCTCGGTCAACACCGCTAAGTCCGCCGGTTGGGCGTTTTTGATTCTGGGTGTGTTGTTGGCATCGGCATCGGGATACGTGCCTGCCGCCGGTCACGCGACGACCTGGTTGCCGGCGGCGATCGCGGTGGCGTTGGCCGGATTGATTGTGGCCTATAACGGGCCGCTCAAACCGACGCCGATCGCGCCGGCGGCGATGGGCGGCTGCCGCGTGCTCAGCTTTCTCTTGGGCGCGTCTCCCCTGTTGGAGCTCGCCGAAGGGATGCCGCTTGTTCCGCGACACGTCCTGGCCATCGCGCTGGGATTCGGTGTGTACGTGATGGGAATCACCACGGTGGCCCGCGACGAAGCGGTCGGCGGTCACTTGGTCAACCTGCGGACCGGCTTTGTCGTGATGCTGATCGGCGGTGTGATGTTGGCACTGGCACCCGGATTTGCTCCGCCGGAAACCCGCGCCTCTTGGACGGTGCCGTCGGCGGGTCAGTTCGGAATGTTGATCGGGTTGATTCTGTTTCCGATTTTTCTGCGCGGGTTGCGGGCCCAAATGAATCCCGAACCGGCGGTGATCGGAAATCTGATTCGGATCAGCATT containing:
- a CDS encoding UbiA family prenyltransferase, whose translation is MTAEPTPPHPPSQRPLLAWMQLVRLPNVFTVLADVGAAFLLVAGGPAPPVRFALVLAAGVALYWAGMVLNDVFDLEKDKAERKMRPIASGAISVNTAKSAGWAFLILGVLLASASGYVPAAGHATTWLPAAIAVALAGLIVAYNGPLKPTPIAPAAMGGCRVLSFLLGASPLLELAEGMPLVPRHVLAIALGFGVYVMGITTVARDEAVGGHLVNLRTGFVVMLIGGVMLALAPGFAPPETRASWTVPSAGQFGMLIGLILFPIFLRGLRAQMNPEPAVIGNLIRISILTIIPLSAAFAFLGAGPVWAVIVFALVAPALLLATRLRVT